In one Bacteroidota bacterium genomic region, the following are encoded:
- a CDS encoding transposase, translating to IIERTFSWFENQRRLSKDFEYLLETSEAMIHFAAIKILLNKI from the coding sequence ATTATTGAAAGAACTTTTTCTTGGTTTGAAAACCAACGAAGATTGAGTAAAGATTTTGAATATTTGCTTGAAACAAGTGAGGCAATGATTCATTTTGCAGCTATAAAAATATTATTGAATAAAATTTAA
- a CDS encoding SBBP repeat-containing protein codes for MRYLLFCLIFSIQGSFSFAGNNKPIPAEIKSKASQLLRSQPVEFLENKGQITDSEGKAAPFVLFQTDAPGVSMYITETGLTYIFQKPEEDENELAPRNEQTSEETKWTRIDMTIAGASIKKENVIKEISSETNYNFFNHLYPDGIYGVKKYKKITIKNIYPHIDWVLYGSNEKGFKYDFILFPGADPKQIELVYSSSKRLETGRAGNIKIETELGTLIEKAPVSYQNNKEIATRFLKTLDTRNEKGGFDSHIRFAIDGYNNSEILTIDPQLVWGTYYGGTNADGFLSIDTDSNNNIFITGYAGSATIPAVNPAGGAYYFGGANGMTGWPHLMILKFANNGALVWATYCGAHTTATYNIGTSVSIDVFNNLLITGFTESTLFPTQNPGGGAYFQGAYAGGGGDAFIMKFNNVGVRQWVTFYGGSGNEHGHFITSDAAGNIFVTGYTNSTNFPTLNPAGGTYFQGTNAGGTDAFIAKFSNSGVYQWGTYYGGSGEDYGNFISCDVAGNTFVTGHTKSTDLPTQNPGAGVYFQPANAGSSDAFILKFNNSGVRQWATYYGGSLDDYGCSGTISASGEIYIGGFTVSTNLPTLNPAGGAYFQAANAGGFQDAFILRFNNAGVLQWATYYGGSGDEQLCDFFTKTGQYELMDMDDCGNLYFVFETSSANIPTSNTGCANYFNNPGTNSYNFFGRKLGDVFLAQFKTNNLALVYATNLFPAAAGSESHREAICIDNNNNIYIVGERNTIPNGPLPALINPGGGAFNNLFKSNDDGFLLKLTASPPPTFSQSQLNATGCGNGNGSATITITCGHPDFNYTWSNGSQTLNSTDTSNTVTGLSPGNYTVTVTDGACVLIPKTFTYTISGGTGGSITGIVTNNNVNCNGGNDGSSTVAGSGGTAPYTYTWNNGQTTQTATGLSAGNYTVTVTDAGGCITSVTAIITEASPMLGQFTKGTANCSGCGCKQWVIVTGSGGTSPYSYSWSAPGGYANRYKNQLCPGTYIINIKDKNGCSVNINLTAP; via the coding sequence ATGCGGTACTTATTATTCTGTCTGATCTTTTCAATTCAAGGATCATTCTCCTTTGCGGGAAACAATAAGCCAATACCTGCAGAGATCAAATCCAAAGCTTCACAATTACTGAGATCACAACCGGTAGAATTTCTCGAGAATAAGGGACAGATAACTGACAGTGAAGGGAAAGCTGCTCCATTTGTCTTATTCCAGACAGATGCTCCGGGTGTGAGTATGTATATAACTGAGACCGGGCTCACCTATATTTTCCAAAAACCGGAGGAAGATGAAAATGAATTAGCGCCTCGTAACGAACAGACAAGTGAAGAGACAAAATGGACGCGCATTGACATGACTATTGCCGGAGCGTCAATAAAAAAAGAAAATGTTATCAAAGAAATATCTTCTGAAACAAATTACAATTTTTTTAATCATTTGTATCCTGACGGCATTTACGGGGTAAAAAAATATAAAAAAATTACCATCAAGAATATTTACCCTCACATTGATTGGGTTTTATATGGCTCTAATGAAAAAGGGTTTAAATATGATTTTATTTTATTTCCGGGGGCAGACCCAAAGCAAATTGAATTAGTTTACTCATCATCAAAACGACTTGAAACAGGCAGAGCCGGAAATATTAAAATAGAAACCGAACTTGGAACACTTATTGAAAAAGCACCTGTAAGTTATCAGAACAATAAAGAAATAGCCACCCGTTTTTTAAAAACACTTGATACAAGAAACGAGAAAGGTGGATTTGATTCACATATCCGTTTTGCAATTGACGGCTATAATAACTCTGAAATCCTTACCATTGATCCGCAATTAGTTTGGGGTACCTATTACGGTGGTACGAATGCGGATGGATTTTTAAGTATTGATACTGATTCAAACAACAATATTTTTATAACCGGCTATGCCGGATCAGCAACTATACCTGCTGTAAATCCGGCAGGAGGCGCTTATTATTTTGGTGGAGCAAATGGAATGACAGGCTGGCCGCATTTAATGATCTTGAAGTTTGCCAATAATGGAGCGCTGGTATGGGCAACCTATTGCGGCGCACATACAACTGCAACATACAACATAGGGACCTCCGTTTCAATAGACGTCTTTAATAATTTATTAATTACAGGTTTTACTGAATCAACACTTTTTCCGACACAAAATCCAGGTGGTGGGGCTTATTTCCAGGGAGCTTATGCAGGTGGTGGAGGGGACGCCTTTATTATGAAATTTAACAATGTGGGAGTGCGCCAGTGGGTAACATTTTATGGCGGTAGCGGCAACGAGCATGGACATTTTATTACATCAGATGCTGCAGGAAACATCTTTGTAACAGGGTACACCAATTCAACAAATTTCCCTACGTTAAATCCTGCAGGAGGAACCTACTTTCAGGGGACAAATGCAGGAGGAACGGATGCATTTATCGCCAAGTTCAGTAATTCCGGGGTGTATCAATGGGGTACCTATTATGGAGGGTCGGGCGAGGATTATGGAAATTTTATCAGCTGCGATGTGGCAGGCAATACTTTTGTTACAGGCCATACGAAATCCACAGATCTGCCAACACAAAATCCGGGTGCGGGGGTATACTTTCAACCCGCCAACGCCGGCAGCTCTGACGCATTTATTTTGAAGTTTAATAATTCTGGCGTTCGCCAATGGGCCACTTACTATGGTGGCAGCCTTGATGATTATGGCTGTTCGGGAACTATCAGCGCTTCCGGAGAAATATATATAGGAGGCTTTACAGTTTCAACAAATCTTCCGACGCTAAACCCGGCAGGCGGCGCTTATTTCCAGGCAGCAAATGCAGGCGGATTTCAGGATGCTTTTATTTTAAGATTTAACAACGCAGGAGTGCTTCAATGGGCCACTTATTACGGGGGATCAGGAGATGAACAATTGTGCGATTTTTTTACAAAAACAGGACAGTATGAACTTATGGATATGGATGATTGTGGAAATCTATACTTTGTATTCGAAACATCATCGGCGAATATTCCAACCAGCAATACAGGTTGTGCGAATTACTTTAACAACCCCGGAACAAATTCATATAATTTTTTTGGACGCAAATTAGGAGACGTTTTCCTGGCGCAATTTAAAACCAATAACCTTGCATTGGTTTACGCAACAAACCTGTTTCCCGCAGCCGCAGGAAGTGAAAGCCACAGGGAGGCTATTTGCATTGATAACAATAACAATATTTATATTGTCGGGGAACGCAATACAATACCCAATGGCCCATTGCCCGCGCTTATTAATCCCGGGGGTGGTGCATTCAACAATCTTTTCAAATCAAACGACGATGGTTTCCTTTTAAAGCTTACAGCCTCTCCCCCACCCACATTTTCTCAAAGCCAGCTCAATGCCACAGGTTGTGGCAATGGTAATGGCAGTGCAACCATCACCATAACCTGCGGTCATCCTGACTTTAACTACACCTGGAGTAATGGCAGCCAAACATTGAACAGTACAGACACGTCAAATACTGTAACAGGACTATCCCCTGGAAATTATACCGTTACTGTTACTGATGGAGCTTGTGTACTCATTCCTAAAACATTTACATATACAATTTCAGGAGGAACCGGAGGAAGCATCACAGGTATTGTTACTAATAACAATGTAAATTGTAATGGCGGCAATGACGGATCCTCAACTGTGGCAGGCAGCGGCGGAACTGCCCCTTATACATACACATGGAACAACGGACAAACTACACAAACCGCCACAGGCCTTTCAGCAGGAAATTACACTGTGACGGTTACTGATGCAGGAGGCTGTATTACTTCTGTAACCGCTATTATAACGGAAGCCTCTCCAATGCTTGGACAATTTACCAAAGGCACAGCCAACTGTAGCGGCTGCGGCTGTAAACAATGGGTAATAGTAACCGGCAGCGGCGGCACAAGCCCTTACTCCTATTCATGGTCTGCCCCAGGCGGTTATGCAAACAGGTACAAAAATCAACTTTGCCCGGGGACTTATATAATAAATATAAAAGATAAAAACGGCTGCAGCGTAAATATTAACCTTACTGCGCCCTGA